One Bombus pyrosoma isolate SC7728 linkage group LG11, ASM1482585v1, whole genome shotgun sequence DNA segment encodes these proteins:
- the LOC122573184 gene encoding GATOR complex protein WDR59 isoform X4, translating to MKLALQNGTPQSNTRIEILSLTGTGNYDLQTTNSLKAHTRVVSDLNWHPKEPDIIASCSIDTFIHIWDIRDQRKPCLSLSAVAGSSQVRWNNLSPNMLATAHDGDIKIWDQRKGNSPMQYIAAHLTKIHGLDWCPFQQNQLATSSQDCTVKIFDISNPRRAESILTTNSPVWRARYTPFGEGLVTIVVPQLRRGENSLLLWNTTDLSAPIYTFIGHTDVVLEFQWRHQKLENSDFELITWSKDQCLRIYKIDPFLKKLCGHGIDDGSSIYTQYPEDNSLRTLQSVQQLQLNDPQTDREMNCITTKVDEPILNSETDAYIESNKEISSPTQPKTLQQEFSLINMNIPNIEVNTMDAVERSCTVTASNKSYNVILKVNFPANYPYSAQPTFQFCHGTTIDNTTLAKLLKVLKQTAQQRVKKNRSCLEPCLRQLITTLEQTCKKDENESSHLGYDIQDNANFLNSSNMYTNYQDAYIPFPRTSGAKFCCVGILVCFGRASYTRRSSMKPECTTPRALSALGNGIGNGEHFMHMYPNSYVQSNDNIPISSFYFQDRKMNRGLHNTNRMTYRSCCKNYHFMVMIYDASSLFFVNKELAEKYVINITDIPAMCQYNANVAASLERPDLVQAWCLAALVISQPVSNIGQNSCQSPEIDAPWPLHPFGQNLIHSLIQHYANQSDIQMAGMLSCAFSYRSENPDVAQTRLSSKSINVSRLSTGKWWLKHRSGSVMVPQSMQPGGSPYHTIHLADTTLEGWNFQNLKQHRSNSWSDSLDDLKLIQDTFGDSVKNIRLLDEKYTALYDGYKKAYAEVLHRWRLLDARAQVLKHVSTTPLDTHKGVEFQSECQLCGKVSRGPQCISCKRLALECVICHISVRGPSNFCIFCGHGGHTQHLATWFTNQTLCPTGCGCYCLQESSALLKL from the exons ATGAAGTTGGCTCTGCAGAATGGAACCCCACAA agCAATACGCGTATTGAAATACTGTCTCTTACCGGAACTGGTAATTATGACTTACAAACGACGAATAGTCTAAAAGCACATACAAGAGTTGTGAGTGACTTAAACTGGCATCCCAAAGAACCAGATATCATTGCTTCCTGTAGCAttgatacatttatacatatttgggACATAAGAGATCAAAGGAAGCCTTGTTTATCATTATCTGCAGTTG CTGGTTCTTCTCAAGTAAGATGGAACAATCTTTCTCCCAACATGTTGGCTACAGCTCATGAtggagatattaaaatatgggatcaaagaaaaggaaatagtCCTATGCAGTACATAGCTGCTCATCTAACAAAA aTACATGGTTTAGATTGGTGTCCATTTCAACAAAATCAATTGGCAACATCTAGCCAAGATTGTACCGTGAAAATTTTTGATATCAGTAATCCACGAAGAGCTGAGAGCATTTTAACAACAAACTCGCCCGTATGGAGAGCAAGATATACG CCATTTGGTGAAGGACTGGTAACAATAGTAGTACCACAGTTACGACGAGGAGAGAATAGTTTGTTATTATGGAATACAACAGACCTCAGTGCTcctatttatacttttataggACATACTGATGTTGTTCTTGAATTTCAATGGAGACATCAAAAATTGG AAAATAGtgattttgaattaattacttGGTCAAAGGATCAATGTTTaaggatatataaaattgaccCATTTTTAAAGAAA TTATGTGGACATGGGATAGATGATGGTTCATCTATTTATACTCAGTATCCTGAAGATAATAGTTTAA GAACATTACAATCCGTCCAACAGCTACAACTTAACGACCCTCAAACTGATCGTGAAATGAATTGTATAACAACAAAAGTTGATGAACCTATATTGAATTCTGAAACAGATGCATATATTGaaagtaataaagaaatatcgtcTCCTACACAACCAAAAACTTTGCAacaagaattttctttaataaatatgaacaTACCAAACATAGAG GTCAATACAATGGATGCTGTGGAACGTAGTTGTACTGTAACAGCATCCAATAAAAGTTACAATGtgatattaaaagtaaatttcccTGCAAACTATCCATACAGTGCGCAACCTACATTCCAGTTCTGTCATGGAACTACGATCGACAATACAACATTGGCAAAGTTGTTGAAGGTTTTAAAGCAAACTGCTCAacaacgtgttaaaaaaaaCAGATCATGTTTAGAACCTTGTCTTAGACAATTAATCACAACATTGGAGcaa ACATGTAAAAAGGATGAGAATGAAAGTAGTCACTTAGGATACGACATTCAAGACAATGCGAATTTCTTAAACTCTTCTAACATGTATACAAATTATCAAGATGCCTACATACCCTTTCCTAGAACATCTGGCGCTAAATTTTGTTGCGTGG GTATACTCGTATGTTTTGGTCGTGCTTCATATACGAGAAGGTCGTCCATGAAACCAGAGTGTACAACACCCAGAGCACTTTCTGCATTAGGAAACGGAATAGGAAATGGAGAACATTTTATGCATATGTATCCAAATTCTTACGTACAGTCAAATGATAATATTCCTATaagttctttttattttcaagatcga aaaatgaatCGGGGATTGCATAATACAAATAGAATGACTTATAGATCATGTTGTAAAAACTATCATTTTATGGTAATGATATATGATGCCTCTTCATTGTTTTTCGTCAACAAAGAACTAGCAGAAAAATATGT tATCAATATCACAGATATCCCAGCAATGTGTCAATACAATGCAAATGTAGCTGCATCATTGGAACGTCCTGATTTGGTTCAGGCATGGTGTTTAGCCGCTCTTGTGATATCACAACCAGTTTCAAATATAGGACAAAATTCTTGTCAGTCACCTGAGATTGACGCTCCATGGCCTTTACATCCTTTCggtcaaaatttaattcattccTT AATACAGCATTATGCCAATCAATCGGACATTCAAATGGCAGGTATGCTGAGTTGTGCATTTAGTTATCGCTCGGAAAATCCGGACGTTGCTCAGACACGGCTAAGTAGCAAGTCCATTAACGTTAGT AGGCTTTCTACAGGAAAATGGTGGTTAAAG CATCGGAGTGGAAGTGTCATGGTGCCACAAAGCATGCAG cCTGGTGGTTCTCCATATCATACGATTCATCTAGCCGATACCACATTAGAGGGATGgaactttcaaaatttaaagCAACATCGATCTAACTCGTGGTCCGATTCACTTgacgatttaaaattaattcaagaCACATTCGGGGATTccgtgaaaaatattag GTtgctcgatgaaaaatatactgCTCTCTACGATGGTTATAAAAAAGCATATGCTGAAGTGCTACATAGGTGGCGGTTATTAGATGCACGTGCACAAGTATTAAAGCATGTAAGCACAACTCCGTTGGACACGCACAAAGGCGTCGAGTTTCAGAGTGAATGCCAATTGTGTGGTAAAGTTAGCAGAGGACCTCAATGTATAAGTTGTAAACGATTAGCATTGGAATGTGTAATTTGTCATATCTCTGTTAGAG gtCCAAGCAACTTCTGTATATTTTGTGGACATGGAGGACACACGCAACATTTGGCAACGTGGTTCACTAACCAAACATTATGTCCCACAGGTTGTGGATGTTATTGTTTGCAGGAAAGTTCTGCTCTCTTAAAGTTATAA